Within Thermococcus sp. Bubb.Bath, the genomic segment CTTGCCCCGAAGTGCCCGATTACATCGACATTGTCATCCACCAGGGCCAGCTTCACAAGTTCAAGGTACTCCTCCGGAGTTTCAAGCCACTCGTGGACGCTGGCTATAACGTAGTCGAGCTTCTCCGCCACCCAGTCCGGCACGTCAACCCCGCTGGGAATTATGTTCCCTTCAATCCCGGCAAGAACTGTTATGTCGGACTCCTTACCCCACCGCTTTATATCCGCTACGTACCTTCTAAGGCTCTTTGGACCGAGGTAGTGGCTGTGGTCAGTTATCCCGAGAAGTCTGAGCCCCTTCTCCTCTGCCGCGGCTACGTTGTCTGGGATTGAACCTACACCATCGGAGTACTCCGTGTGGGTATGGGTGTCGTGTGGGAATTCCAGCATATTCTGGGATTAAGGGTAGGGATTAAAAAGCTTCTGGACAAAATATCCAATGTAAAGTGCCTCCTTGAACTTTGACAAAGGTTTAAATATTCCGGGGGAGAGAGTAAAGCGGTGATGAAAATGGTCGAGCGCTCGAAAGTCCGCGTTGTCATTGCGAAGCCGGGTCTGGATGGCCACGACCGCGGCGCAAAGGTCGTCGCGAGGGCCCTCAAGGACGCAGGTTACGAGGTCATCTACACGGGTATAAGACAGACCCCTGAGCAGATCGTTGAGACGGTGATCCAGGAGGACGCTCCAGTTCTTGGCATTAGCATCCTCTCCGGTGCCCACATGGTTCTGATTCCCAAGATACTTAAACTCCTTGAGGAGAAGGGTCTGAAGGTGAACGAGGACGTCGTGGTTTTCGCAGGGGGAATAATCCCGCCCGACGACGCAGAGGAGCTCAAAAAGATGGGCGTTGCAGAGGTTTTTGGGCCTGGAACGCCACTGAGCAAGACGATAGAGTTCGTTGACAGAGCGGTCGAGAACCTCAAGAGGTTCAATGCTTAACTTTATATCCCCTTTGGATAATTTCTCCAGTGATGGCGATGCTAGAGGAACTTGTCCACAATGCCATGGCAGGGGACAAAAAGGCCGTGGCAAGGCTAATCACGATGGTGGAGAACGACGAGGAGAAGGCACGGGAGATAGTCCGGCTCGTGCACCCACACACCGGAAAAGCCTACGTCGTCGGCATAACTGGTCCACCAGGAGCCGGGAAGTCAACGCTTCTTGATAAGCTCATAAAGCTCGCCCGCGACGAAGGGCACAGGGTGGGCGTTATAGCCGTCGACCCGACGTCCCCGTTCACTGGTGGTGCC encodes:
- a CDS encoding PHP domain-containing protein, whose protein sequence is MLEFPHDTHTHTEYSDGVGSIPDNVAAAEEKGLRLLGITDHSHYLGPKSLRRYVADIKRWGKESDITVLAGIEGNIIPSGVDVPDWVAEKLDYVIASVHEWLETPEEYLELVKLALVDDNVDVIGHFGASFQYIGFPSVEEVREVLELAEENGKAFEISSRYHVPDVEFVAECIKRGIKLTFASDAHFPAKVGIVGWSEKVFKNAGGRKEDLLFEEFL
- a CDS encoding cobalamin B12-binding domain-containing protein, giving the protein MVERSKVRVVIAKPGLDGHDRGAKVVARALKDAGYEVIYTGIRQTPEQIVETVIQEDAPVLGISILSGAHMVLIPKILKLLEEKGLKVNEDVVVFAGGIIPPDDAEELKKMGVAEVFGPGTPLSKTIEFVDRAVENLKRFNA